Proteins encoded in a region of the Streptomyces akebiae genome:
- a CDS encoding GNAT family N-acetyltransferase: MPDVKLSDGTVTVSPLRPDDAEAHLAGEDDALVRWLSGGPSTPEGVEAYLRHCREQWETAGPLRAFGIRVGVDEELVGTIDLRVSVEGLAPGQVNVAYGLYPSGRGRGLATRAVLLVCGYAATMGGKEAVIRVEPENTASAAVARRAGFTPGGRTRGSDGTWLDWYLRDLRGATR, translated from the coding sequence ATGCCTGACGTGAAGCTGTCCGACGGGACCGTCACCGTGTCCCCGCTGCGACCGGACGACGCGGAGGCCCACCTCGCGGGCGAGGACGACGCACTGGTTCGCTGGCTCAGCGGCGGACCGAGCACACCCGAGGGCGTCGAAGCGTACCTGCGGCACTGCCGGGAACAGTGGGAGACGGCCGGCCCGCTGCGCGCTTTCGGTATCCGGGTGGGCGTCGACGAGGAACTCGTGGGGACGATCGACCTGCGGGTCTCGGTAGAGGGGCTGGCTCCCGGCCAGGTGAATGTCGCCTACGGCCTCTACCCGTCCGGGAGGGGGCGCGGCCTGGCCACCCGCGCCGTCCTTCTGGTCTGCGGATATGCCGCCACCATGGGCGGGAAGGAGGCGGTGATCCGGGTGGAGCCGGAGAACACCGCGTCGGCCGCCGTGGCACGACGGGCCGGATTCACCCCGGGCGGACGGACACGGGGCAGCGACGGCACGTGGCTCGACTGGTACCTACGGGACCTGCGCGGCGCCACCCGGTGA
- a CDS encoding family 78 glycoside hydrolase catalytic domain, producing the protein MPDVPSEALSRRQVVGTMAVSAAGLASPVVPALPLATARADAEDDRCGARVTGLAVDGREDSPLGVDDPAPRLSWRVTGAHAGWTQAAYRVRAARSEKDLDRGRLIWDSGKVRSSDQTDIAWHGPAPASRERVVWQVRVWSTDGHATRWSRPGAWETGLLKRSDWGEARWIEYPGRTPDQPLPLFARAFRVSPRGGRVVRARLYLSGIGLHVARLNDEPVTDEVLAPGNSNYQLSTEYRAYDVTRLIRSGDNTLGVELGHGTALVTRSVTNPTTGRTAPYSWWQSQSKGAGTLVAPAARGTDTVRVSSVADFHVGGTISIDTGDGGERLEARTITAIGTAGADGTGITFEPGLSAAHDSGATVVGSGNSLAGSDPSAGAAVPPRLIARLELTKADGTVETVVSDRSWRAALGPTVTANWYSGSDYDARREQPGWSAPGADLGESAGRRDGTAMGWTDAGIAPPPNLTTELVWRVAEPLRIVDRIRPVAVTQARSGVWVFDFGQNFAGWPLLDLDGPLPAGTTVRMYPAESLRADGTVDQTSLMGGGPGRGTDLFAAYTTYGDERGERWHPQFHYFGMQWLQVTGLPEDHVPTPDTVTGVQIHADVPDAGSLRTSDDRINRVHRMSRYSIMSNVMSTFTDCPGREKLAYPADYVQPFGAVHRTFGYAAYLRTMQRHLVEGQSRAGDNIGNVALKAPVYDWGYTGRFGDEINWGNGIVLVPWLAYETYGDTQTMRRHYPRMREFLNYIRTRKAGTGADAHLVDAALADWIAAENTSGRITGTWGYHQVADRMARTAALIGRDADAAEYRNLADNIKDAFNDAFYNTALGRYTAEGDRGTAGATQAAQALALDEGLVPDGERGRVLQALVELVHAYRPFGGGPHFSGGTIGLAAIVRALHEGGHDDLLWDVLQEDTRPSYGHFMAPTTANPGGLTTVPEEWGIGNSKNHMILLQIEEWFHSGVVGIRQARGGAGYRELVIDPRPVGDLTHAEGSYRTPYGVVSARWTRENGRFRLDVELPPNTTAEIRLPAPGHPTRVVGSGRHTFTTPHCDRKPRDREDPEA; encoded by the coding sequence ATGCCCGACGTCCCGAGTGAGGCGTTGAGCCGTAGACAGGTGGTCGGCACGATGGCGGTCTCCGCGGCGGGGCTGGCCTCGCCCGTCGTTCCCGCGCTGCCCTTGGCGACGGCCCGCGCCGACGCGGAGGACGACCGCTGTGGAGCGAGAGTCACCGGGCTCGCGGTCGACGGCCGAGAGGACAGCCCGCTCGGTGTCGACGACCCCGCCCCACGGCTGAGCTGGCGGGTGACCGGAGCCCACGCCGGCTGGACCCAGGCCGCGTACCGCGTTCGCGCGGCGCGCTCCGAGAAGGATCTGGACCGGGGGCGCCTGATCTGGGACAGCGGCAAGGTCCGCTCCTCCGACCAGACCGACATCGCCTGGCACGGACCCGCGCCCGCCTCCCGCGAGCGGGTGGTGTGGCAGGTGCGGGTCTGGAGCACCGACGGCCACGCGACACGGTGGAGCCGCCCCGGCGCCTGGGAGACGGGCCTCCTCAAGCGCTCCGACTGGGGCGAGGCCCGGTGGATCGAGTACCCGGGCCGCACCCCCGACCAGCCCCTGCCCCTCTTCGCGCGCGCCTTCCGGGTGAGCCCGAGAGGAGGAAGAGTCGTCCGGGCGAGGCTGTACCTGTCCGGCATCGGACTGCACGTGGCCCGCCTCAACGACGAACCCGTCACCGACGAGGTGCTCGCCCCCGGCAACTCCAACTACCAGCTCTCCACCGAATACCGGGCCTACGACGTCACCCGCCTCATCCGCTCCGGGGACAACACCCTCGGCGTCGAACTGGGCCACGGCACCGCCCTCGTGACCCGGTCCGTCACCAACCCCACCACCGGCCGCACCGCCCCCTACAGCTGGTGGCAGAGCCAGTCCAAGGGCGCCGGCACCCTCGTCGCGCCCGCCGCGCGAGGCACCGACACGGTCAGGGTCAGCAGTGTCGCCGACTTCCACGTCGGCGGAACCATCAGCATCGACACCGGCGACGGCGGCGAGCGTCTGGAGGCCCGGACGATCACCGCGATCGGCACGGCGGGCGCCGACGGCACCGGCATCACCTTCGAGCCCGGTCTCTCCGCCGCGCACGACAGCGGTGCCACCGTCGTCGGCTCCGGCAACTCCCTGGCCGGCAGCGACCCGAGCGCGGGCGCCGCCGTCCCACCACGGCTGATCGCCCGCCTGGAACTCACGAAGGCCGACGGCACGGTCGAGACCGTCGTCAGCGACCGCTCGTGGCGGGCGGCGCTCGGCCCGACCGTCACCGCCAACTGGTACTCCGGCTCCGACTACGACGCCCGCCGCGAACAGCCCGGCTGGTCCGCGCCCGGCGCGGACCTCGGCGAGTCGGCAGGACGGCGCGACGGCACGGCCATGGGGTGGACCGACGCGGGCATCGCACCGCCGCCCAACCTGACCACCGAACTGGTGTGGCGGGTGGCCGAACCCCTCAGGATCGTCGACAGGATCCGTCCGGTCGCTGTCACCCAGGCGCGTTCCGGCGTCTGGGTCTTCGACTTCGGACAGAACTTCGCCGGCTGGCCGCTGCTCGACCTCGACGGCCCGCTACCGGCCGGGACCACGGTCAGGATGTACCCCGCCGAGTCGCTGAGGGCCGACGGCACCGTCGACCAGACGTCGCTCATGGGCGGCGGTCCCGGCCGCGGCACCGACCTGTTCGCCGCCTACACCACGTACGGCGACGAGCGTGGCGAGCGCTGGCATCCGCAGTTCCACTACTTCGGCATGCAATGGCTCCAGGTGACCGGTCTGCCGGAGGACCACGTCCCGACCCCGGACACGGTGACGGGGGTTCAGATCCACGCGGACGTCCCGGACGCCGGCTCCCTGCGCACCTCCGACGACCGGATCAACCGCGTCCACCGGATGTCCCGTTACTCGATCATGAGCAACGTCATGTCCACCTTCACGGACTGCCCCGGCCGGGAGAAGCTCGCCTACCCCGCCGACTACGTCCAGCCCTTCGGAGCCGTGCACCGCACCTTCGGATACGCGGCCTACCTGCGCACCATGCAACGCCACCTCGTAGAGGGCCAGTCCCGGGCCGGTGACAACATCGGCAACGTGGCGCTGAAGGCCCCCGTGTACGACTGGGGGTACACGGGCCGTTTCGGCGACGAGATCAACTGGGGCAACGGTATCGTCCTGGTGCCCTGGCTGGCTTACGAGACCTACGGCGACACACAGACGATGCGCCGCCACTACCCGCGGATGCGGGAGTTCCTCAACTACATCCGGACCAGGAAGGCGGGCACCGGCGCCGACGCCCACCTCGTGGACGCGGCCCTGGCCGACTGGATCGCCGCCGAGAACACCTCGGGCCGTATCACCGGAACCTGGGGCTACCACCAGGTCGCCGACCGCATGGCCCGGACGGCGGCCCTGATCGGGCGCGACGCCGACGCGGCCGAGTACCGCAACCTCGCCGACAACATCAAGGACGCGTTCAACGACGCCTTCTACAACACGGCCCTCGGCCGGTACACCGCCGAGGGCGACCGGGGCACCGCCGGAGCCACACAGGCCGCGCAGGCGCTCGCGCTCGACGAGGGCCTCGTACCCGACGGCGAGCGCGGCAGGGTCCTTCAGGCGCTGGTCGAACTGGTCCACGCGTACCGTCCGTTCGGCGGCGGACCGCACTTCAGCGGTGGCACCATCGGGCTCGCTGCGATCGTCAGGGCCCTGCACGAGGGCGGTCACGACGACCTCCTGTGGGACGTCCTCCAGGAGGACACCCGCCCGAGCTACGGCCACTTCATGGCGCCCACCACCGCCAACCCCGGGGGCCTGACGACCGTTCCGGAGGAGTGGGGCATCGGCAACTCCAAGAACCACATGATCCTCCTGCAGATCGAGGAGTGGTTCCACAGCGGTGTCGTCGGCATCCGCCAGGCGCGCGGCGGCGCCGGATACCGCGAACTCGTCATCGACCCCCGCCCGGTCGGCGACCTCACCCATGCCGAGGGCAGCTATCGCACCCCGTACGGCGTGGTGTCCGCCCGCTGGACCCGCGAGAACGGGCGCTTCCGGCTCGACGTGGAACTCCCGCCGAACACCACGGCGGAGATCCGGCTGCCCGCCCCGGGCCACCCCACCCGGGTCGTAGGTTCAGGCCGGCACACGTTCACCACCCCGCACTGTGACCGGAAGCCGAGAGACCGAGAGGACCCTGAGGCGTGA
- a CDS encoding MFS transporter, protein MDGDLGRWRRCALGGAVFAVCMAGTTLPTPLYGLYQDKFGFSELTVTVVYAVYAFGVIGVLLLAGNASDAVGRRPVLLWGLGFAAASAVCFLCATALGWLYAGRLLSGLSAGLFTGAATAYVMELAPRGGASRATFVATAANMGGLGCGPLLAGVLAQYARWPLYLPFAFHLALVACSAAVLLGLPETVRERRPLTTVRPRRPSLPPSVRVVFGPAAAASFVGFALFGVFTSVSPAFLAQSLDVHNHAVSGLIVALAFFASTGGQLAVGRVGVRRSLPLGCAGLLTGLALLAGALHWELLALVVLSAVVGGAAQGLAFRGALSAVAAATAADRRAAVISTLFVVAYTGISVPVIGVGLLAEPMGLEGAGLVFIACMAALVSAAGVYLLRRPVTAPESDRVAQPQAQS, encoded by the coding sequence ATGGACGGTGATCTTGGGCGCTGGCGCCGGTGCGCCCTCGGTGGGGCGGTGTTCGCCGTGTGCATGGCCGGCACGACGCTGCCGACCCCGCTGTACGGCCTCTACCAGGACAAGTTCGGTTTCTCGGAGCTCACGGTCACCGTGGTCTACGCCGTCTACGCCTTCGGGGTCATCGGTGTGCTGCTCCTGGCGGGGAACGCCTCGGACGCCGTGGGCAGGCGCCCGGTGCTGTTGTGGGGCCTGGGTTTCGCGGCGGCGAGCGCCGTCTGTTTCCTGTGCGCCACCGCGCTGGGCTGGCTGTACGCGGGGCGACTGTTGTCGGGGCTGTCGGCCGGCCTGTTCACCGGGGCCGCCACGGCGTACGTGATGGAGCTGGCACCGCGCGGCGGTGCCTCGCGGGCCACGTTCGTGGCGACCGCCGCGAACATGGGCGGGCTCGGCTGCGGCCCCCTGCTCGCCGGAGTGCTCGCGCAGTACGCCCGGTGGCCGCTGTATCTGCCCTTCGCCTTCCACCTCGCCCTGGTGGCCTGCTCGGCGGCCGTGCTGTTGGGGCTCCCGGAAACCGTGCGGGAGCGACGGCCGCTGACCACCGTACGACCACGGCGGCCCAGTCTGCCGCCGTCGGTGCGGGTGGTCTTCGGGCCCGCGGCGGCCGCCTCCTTCGTGGGGTTCGCCCTGTTCGGGGTCTTCACCTCGGTCAGCCCGGCCTTCCTCGCCCAGTCCCTGGACGTGCACAACCACGCGGTGAGCGGGCTGATCGTCGCGCTGGCCTTCTTCGCCTCCACGGGCGGGCAGTTGGCCGTCGGACGGGTCGGTGTGCGTCGGTCGCTGCCGCTGGGCTGCGCCGGGCTCCTGACCGGGCTGGCGCTGCTGGCGGGCGCGCTGCACTGGGAACTGCTGGCGCTGGTGGTGCTGAGCGCCGTCGTGGGCGGGGCCGCGCAGGGACTGGCGTTCCGCGGAGCGCTGTCCGCCGTGGCGGCCGCGACAGCGGCGGACCGGCGGGCGGCCGTGATCTCGACACTGTTCGTGGTGGCCTACACGGGCATCTCGGTACCGGTCATCGGTGTGGGGCTCCTGGCGGAGCCGATGGGCCTGGAAGGCGCCGGGCTCGTGTTCATCGCGTGCATGGCCGCGCTGGTGTCGGCCGCGGGCGTGTATCTGCTCCGACGTCCGGTTACGGCTCCGGAGTCGGACCGGGTGGCGCAGCCGCAGGCGCAGTCATAA
- a CDS encoding alpha-L-rhamnosidase, with protein MPEESSAAVEASSARPPEGPVRGLTVEHRTEPLGVDADHPRFGWHTRSATRGWRQGSYQILVARSTARLTAGRADVWDSGRVRSDDSVAVPYGGEPLRPSTRYHWSVAVWDAEGRRAGTATSAFETGLMSGDGVAGWDGAQWIGMKGKAPGSAGAPMLRKEEALKADGPRRVRAARLYLSALGVYEAHVNGEPVTVDQDGAPTLELLPPGWTNYDTRVDYLTYDITHLLHHASEVTLAVVLGNGWYNGRVSEGSTYHSKDGNALAVKAKLLIEYTDGTTQTVVTRTDDGWRATDTGPHRADDLYDGQTYDARRELTGWAAPGFDDTTWSDVERVAFEDRYPDVRLLAYPAESARFVDRWDRRPMSVTVATGVTGQDDSPGGRGRVVVDPARTVTDPAQAATAQVTLSAGETAVFDLGQNMVGVARYGVRGPTGARVDFRFGEMLNNDGVGADGPEGSLYRANLRSAEATSTYILKGDPKGETHQDTLTFYGFRYVSVTASETVTITRLTGKVATSALRETGTVTTNDPDVDQLASNIRWGQRGNYLWVPTDCPQRDERLGWTGDTQVFATTGLYNADAGAFLSHFQDTVVDSQRIYGADKAQYTGVAPGGRYNFPGGGSGWAACGVVLPWTVWQMTGDPTVVERNWPSMTRYLDWIRQQTGDTYAGQGSLTGDWLAPQKTSAQLMSDVYYGYSARLMASMARAIGRAAEAEEYERLFGNIKRAFIAKYLSTDGGRVTVRSSLGEASPIEPGSDPNQKTEDNSQSALLWVLKLGFYETEAQRRALVNQLADNIRNDAAHKEANPDSIRVRHAENTLSVGFLGVNVLAPVLTDEGRADLAYELLHQDALPSWLFSVRNGATTVWERWNSYSAEAGFGPVGMNSFNHYAYGAIMEWMYGYMAGIAPDPDGPGFKRFLLRPHPDPTGRITRVSATYESPYGEIRSAWEVEDEGRTLAYEAVVPANSEATLCLPAASADAVREGRTPLARVDGVRFLGHTDSVSSYRLPPGRYRLTTDLR; from the coding sequence ATGCCAGAGGAATCGAGCGCGGCGGTGGAAGCGTCCTCCGCCCGCCCGCCCGAGGGCCCCGTACGGGGCCTGACAGTGGAACACCGCACCGAACCCCTCGGTGTGGACGCCGACCACCCACGCTTCGGGTGGCACACGCGGTCCGCCACCCGGGGCTGGCGGCAGGGGTCCTACCAGATCCTCGTCGCCCGTTCCACGGCCCGGCTGACCGCCGGCCGCGCCGACGTCTGGGACAGCGGACGGGTCCGCTCCGACGACTCCGTCGCAGTCCCCTACGGGGGCGAGCCGCTGCGGCCCTCGACCCGCTACCACTGGTCCGTCGCCGTCTGGGACGCCGAGGGCCGCCGGGCGGGCACCGCGACCTCCGCGTTCGAGACCGGCCTGATGAGCGGCGACGGTGTGGCCGGATGGGACGGCGCGCAGTGGATCGGGATGAAGGGGAAAGCCCCCGGCTCGGCCGGCGCGCCCATGCTGCGCAAGGAGGAAGCCCTCAAGGCCGACGGCCCTCGGCGGGTGCGCGCGGCGCGGCTGTACCTCTCGGCCCTCGGCGTGTACGAGGCCCACGTCAACGGAGAGCCGGTGACCGTCGACCAGGACGGCGCCCCCACCCTCGAACTCCTGCCACCGGGCTGGACGAACTACGACACACGCGTCGACTACCTGACCTACGACATCACCCACCTCCTGCACCACGCCTCCGAGGTCACGCTCGCGGTCGTCCTGGGCAACGGCTGGTACAACGGCCGGGTCTCCGAAGGCAGCACCTACCACTCCAAGGACGGCAACGCCCTCGCGGTCAAGGCGAAGCTGCTGATCGAGTACACCGACGGGACGACGCAGACCGTCGTCACCCGCACGGACGACGGCTGGAGGGCCACCGACACCGGCCCCCACCGGGCCGACGACCTCTACGACGGCCAGACCTACGACGCCCGCCGGGAACTGACGGGCTGGGCCGCGCCCGGATTCGACGACACCACGTGGTCGGACGTCGAACGCGTCGCCTTCGAGGACAGGTACCCCGACGTGCGGCTGCTCGCCTACCCCGCGGAGAGCGCGCGCTTCGTCGACCGCTGGGACCGGCGGCCGATGTCCGTCACCGTCGCCACCGGAGTGACCGGACAGGACGACAGCCCGGGCGGCCGAGGGCGCGTGGTCGTGGACCCCGCCCGTACGGTGACCGACCCCGCGCAGGCGGCCACGGCCCAGGTCACCCTCTCCGCCGGCGAGACCGCCGTCTTCGACCTGGGCCAGAACATGGTCGGCGTGGCCCGCTACGGGGTGCGCGGACCGACCGGTGCCCGGGTCGACTTCAGGTTCGGTGAGATGCTCAACAACGACGGCGTCGGCGCGGACGGCCCCGAGGGCTCGCTCTACCGGGCCAACCTCCGCAGTGCCGAGGCCACCAGCACCTACATCCTCAAGGGCGACCCCAAGGGCGAGACCCATCAGGACACGCTGACCTTCTACGGCTTCCGCTACGTGTCCGTCACGGCGTCGGAGACCGTCACGATCACCCGGCTGACGGGCAAGGTCGCCACCTCCGCCCTCCGCGAGACCGGGACCGTCACGACGAACGATCCCGACGTCGACCAGCTCGCGAGCAACATCCGGTGGGGGCAACGCGGCAACTACCTCTGGGTGCCCACCGACTGCCCGCAGCGCGACGAACGCCTCGGCTGGACCGGTGACACCCAGGTCTTCGCCACCACCGGCCTCTACAACGCCGACGCCGGTGCCTTCCTCAGCCACTTCCAGGACACCGTCGTCGACTCGCAGCGCATCTACGGGGCGGACAAGGCGCAGTACACCGGTGTCGCCCCCGGCGGACGTTACAACTTCCCCGGCGGCGGCAGCGGTTGGGCGGCCTGCGGTGTCGTCCTGCCCTGGACCGTGTGGCAGATGACCGGAGACCCGACCGTCGTGGAGCGCAACTGGCCTTCGATGACGCGCTACCTGGACTGGATCCGGCAGCAGACCGGCGACACCTACGCCGGACAGGGGTCCCTCACCGGGGACTGGCTGGCCCCGCAGAAGACCAGCGCCCAGCTGATGAGCGACGTGTACTACGGCTACTCCGCCCGGTTGATGGCGAGCATGGCCCGTGCGATCGGCAGGGCGGCCGAGGCCGAGGAGTACGAACGGCTCTTCGGGAACATCAAGCGGGCGTTCATCGCCAAGTACCTGAGCACCGACGGCGGTCGCGTCACCGTGCGGTCCAGCCTGGGCGAGGCCTCCCCGATCGAACCCGGCTCCGACCCGAACCAGAAGACCGAGGACAACAGCCAGAGTGCGTTGCTGTGGGTCCTCAAGCTCGGCTTCTACGAGACGGAGGCCCAACGCCGCGCACTCGTCAACCAGCTGGCGGACAACATCCGCAACGACGCCGCCCACAAGGAGGCCAACCCCGACAGCATCCGGGTCCGGCACGCCGAGAACACCCTGTCCGTCGGCTTCCTCGGCGTCAACGTCCTCGCCCCCGTCCTCACCGACGAGGGCCGCGCGGACCTGGCGTACGAGCTGCTGCACCAGGACGCGCTGCCGTCCTGGCTGTTCTCGGTGAGGAACGGCGCCACCACGGTCTGGGAGCGCTGGAACTCCTACTCCGCGGAGGCAGGCTTCGGCCCGGTCGGCATGAACTCCTTCAACCACTACGCCTACGGCGCGATCATGGAGTGGATGTACGGCTACATGGCCGGCATCGCCCCCGATCCGGACGGCCCCGGCTTCAAGCGCTTCCTCCTGCGGCCCCATCCCGACCCCACCGGGCGCATCACCCGGGTCTCGGCGACGTACGAGTCGCCGTACGGCGAGATCCGCAGCGCCTGGGAGGTCGAGGACGAGGGGCGCACCCTGGCGTACGAGGCGGTCGTGCCCGCGAACAGTGAGGCGACCCTGTGTCTCCCGGCCGCCTCGGCGGACGCCGTCCGCGAGGGGCGCACCCCGCTGGCCCGGGTGGACGGTGTGCGGTTCCTCGGCCACACGGACTCAGTCTCCTCGTACCGGCTGCCGCCGGGCCGGTACCGGCTCACCACAGACCTGCGCTGA
- a CDS encoding class I SAM-dependent methyltransferase, with product MKGAPGGGAPGGGRHDGRYGEAVFRPEQAGEGTRIDFGALAYDDITLARLRELGAGPGWRCLDVGAGTGTVSRRLLEEAGVTSVLAVDRDVRFLEAPPVPGLDVLAADISAPSFAPGRFRLVHARFVLMHLPERDRLITALAELVEPGGVLVLSDAIDLTSGRTPDTPYSMTMRAMWEGLRATIGTDVSWVPAYPRLLRGAGLGSVAAEVHVPPLLPGSPISRFWADTWERSRAAMVATGLVDDTDVDAAIRYLDADECAALSAGMLTAWGRKPASGPAAAPA from the coding sequence GTGAAGGGCGCCCCGGGCGGCGGCGCGCCCGGCGGTGGGCGCCACGACGGGCGCTACGGCGAGGCCGTCTTCCGTCCGGAACAGGCGGGCGAGGGCACACGGATCGACTTCGGTGCCCTCGCCTACGACGACATCACCCTGGCGCGGCTGCGGGAACTGGGGGCCGGCCCGGGGTGGCGCTGCCTCGACGTGGGCGCCGGCACGGGCACCGTCTCCCGTCGGCTGCTGGAGGAGGCCGGGGTCACGAGCGTCCTCGCCGTGGACCGCGACGTACGGTTCCTCGAAGCTCCGCCGGTACCCGGGCTCGACGTCCTCGCGGCCGACATCTCGGCCCCGTCCTTCGCCCCCGGACGCTTCCGACTCGTCCACGCGCGCTTCGTGCTGATGCACCTCCCCGAGCGCGACCGCCTGATCACGGCGCTGGCCGAACTCGTCGAGCCGGGTGGTGTGTTGGTGCTCAGCGACGCGATCGACCTGACGAGCGGCCGGACGCCCGACACTCCGTACAGCATGACGATGCGGGCGATGTGGGAGGGGCTGCGGGCCACCATCGGCACGGACGTCTCCTGGGTGCCGGCGTACCCACGGCTGCTGCGGGGCGCGGGGCTCGGGTCCGTCGCCGCCGAGGTGCATGTGCCGCCGCTGCTGCCGGGCAGCCCCATCAGCCGCTTCTGGGCGGACACATGGGAACGGAGCCGGGCGGCCATGGTCGCCACCGGCCTGGTGGACGACACCGACGTCGACGCGGCCATCCGCTACCTGGATGCGGACGAGTGTGCGGCGCTGTCGGCCGGCATGCTCACCGCCTGGGGACGGAAACCGGCGAGCGGCCCGGCCGCGGCGCCCGCGTAG
- a CDS encoding pyridoxamine 5'-phosphate oxidase family protein, producing the protein METTAIVRRRTAERMRDALGRLVSERDVWVATAHPDHGPHQVPLWFLWDGRAVWMCTGAGSVTVRNVREEPRVRLSLPDTADVVLLQGEAECFPDQEVPEGAAEAFADKFGWDPRGEEGSFVYVRVVPSTARAWRGEPELRGRVIMRDGTWLA; encoded by the coding sequence ATGGAGACCACGGCAATCGTTCGACGCAGGACGGCGGAACGTATGCGCGACGCTCTGGGGCGTCTCGTGAGCGAGCGTGACGTATGGGTGGCGACGGCTCACCCCGATCACGGGCCCCACCAGGTGCCCCTGTGGTTCCTGTGGGACGGGCGAGCGGTGTGGATGTGCACCGGCGCCGGTTCCGTGACCGTACGGAACGTCCGCGAGGAGCCGCGCGTGCGCCTGTCGTTGCCGGACACTGCCGACGTGGTGCTCCTCCAGGGTGAGGCGGAGTGCTTCCCCGACCAGGAGGTGCCCGAAGGCGCGGCGGAGGCGTTCGCCGACAAGTTCGGGTGGGATCCACGCGGGGAAGAGGGTTCCTTCGTGTACGTACGCGTCGTCCCGAGCACGGCGCGCGCGTGGCGTGGCGAGCCCGAACTACGCGGCCGGGTCATCATGCGCGACGGGACGTGGCTGGCGTAG
- a CDS encoding AMP-binding protein — MRVPMTVADFLDRAESGFADSPGVIDEPSQPAAPVAPSTYRRLGERVRAWQAGLDALGVGEGERVAVVSHNSARLLELLFAVPMSGRICVPVNFRLKAEEIEYVVRQSGASVLLVDPEVRDTVADVKVAHRFTLGEQTDTELMRFGVEPRPWSDPDEDATATINYTSGTTARPKGVQLTHRNIWVNGLTFGLHTRAWERDVYLHTLPMFHCNGWGMPFVMAGLGAKQVVLRKVDGTEILRRVDEHGVTLMCGAPAVWNAVLDAATGWAGPVPGRDRVRIVCAGAPPPSRMIQRVEEELGWEFTQIYGLTETSPLLTFNRARPEDDALRGEERARKLSRAGLPALGVKLRVADSGEVMARSNVVLDGYWEKPEETAAVLEDGWFRTGDGGTLDPEDGHLTISDRKKDVIITGGENVSSIEVEDTIFSHPGVAEVAVIGVPDPRWGETIKALVVRADGSAVSEAEIIAYCKERLAGYKAPTTVEFREAIPRTATGKVQKFKLREPYWAGQARRVN, encoded by the coding sequence ATGCGTGTTCCGATGACGGTGGCCGACTTCCTGGACCGGGCGGAGTCGGGGTTCGCCGACAGCCCCGGGGTGATCGACGAGCCGAGTCAGCCCGCGGCGCCGGTGGCGCCCTCGACGTACCGACGGCTGGGCGAGCGGGTGCGGGCCTGGCAGGCGGGACTGGACGCGCTCGGGGTGGGGGAGGGCGAGCGGGTGGCGGTGGTCAGCCACAACTCGGCCCGTCTGCTGGAGCTGCTGTTCGCGGTGCCGATGAGCGGGCGGATCTGTGTGCCGGTCAACTTCCGCCTGAAGGCGGAGGAGATCGAGTACGTGGTACGCCAGAGCGGCGCCTCGGTGCTGCTGGTCGACCCCGAGGTGCGGGACACGGTCGCCGACGTCAAGGTGGCGCACCGGTTCACGCTGGGGGAGCAGACGGACACCGAGCTGATGCGGTTCGGGGTGGAGCCGAGGCCCTGGTCCGACCCGGACGAGGACGCGACAGCGACGATCAACTACACCTCGGGAACGACCGCGCGCCCCAAGGGGGTTCAGCTCACACACCGCAACATCTGGGTGAACGGGCTGACCTTCGGGCTGCACACCCGGGCATGGGAGCGGGACGTGTACCTGCACACGTTGCCGATGTTCCACTGCAACGGGTGGGGGATGCCGTTCGTGATGGCCGGTCTCGGCGCCAAGCAGGTGGTACTGCGCAAGGTCGACGGCACCGAGATCCTGCGCCGGGTGGACGAACACGGGGTGACGTTGATGTGCGGTGCGCCGGCGGTGTGGAACGCGGTCCTCGACGCGGCGACCGGCTGGGCAGGACCCGTGCCGGGGCGCGACCGGGTGCGGATCGTGTGCGCGGGAGCGCCGCCGCCGAGCCGGATGATCCAGCGCGTCGAGGAGGAACTGGGCTGGGAGTTCACCCAGATCTACGGTCTGACGGAGACCTCACCCCTCCTGACGTTCAACCGCGCGCGGCCCGAGGACGATGCCCTGCGGGGCGAGGAACGGGCGCGGAAGCTGTCGCGGGCCGGCCTTCCGGCACTCGGGGTGAAGCTTCGAGTGGCGGACTCCGGTGAGGTGATGGCGCGCTCGAACGTGGTCCTCGACGGCTACTGGGAGAAGCCCGAGGAGACCGCCGCCGTGCTGGAGGACGGCTGGTTCCGTACGGGTGACGGCGGGACGCTCGACCCCGAGGACGGGCATCTGACGATCTCGGACCGGAAGAAGGACGTCATCATCACCGGCGGCGAGAACGTGTCGTCGATCGAGGTGGAGGACACGATCTTCAGCCACCCCGGGGTCGCCGAGGTCGCGGTCATCGGGGTGCCGGACCCCAGGTGGGGCGAGACGATCAAGGCGCTGGTCGTGCGGGCCGATGGATCGGCCGTGAGCGAGGCCGAGATCATCGCGTACTGCAAGGAGCGGCTCGCCGGGTACAAGGCGCCGACGACTGTGGAGTTCCGAGAGGCCATTCCGCGGACGGCGACCGGGAAGGTCCAGAAGTTCAAGCTGCGGGAGCCGTACTGGGCCGGGCAGGCCCGGCGGGTCAACTGA